In a genomic window of Cyclopterus lumpus isolate fCycLum1 chromosome 13, fCycLum1.pri, whole genome shotgun sequence:
- the LOC117741170 gene encoding A disintegrin and metalloproteinase with thrombospondin motifs 15-like, whose translation MAALISSLVVFTKFLLYFKVTHCVEVDFCVPVRVDPHMHDRQVFRLSAFRQEFYLHLTPDSSFLAAVSGSSASDADLRECFYSGNVNAEPDSFAALSLCKGLRGGFYYNGMEYFISRTRTGDPFNGTHVIRRSTRAAHSGSNSTSRCAVAPDADFNVSLEKYKHMRGLEGDSLAETVLRTLGRSKRFASIPRFVEVLVVADESMATFHGEDLKHYLLTLMSVAARLYKHPSILNSINIVVVDFVVINKADKGPKVSSNAALTLRNFCSWQKKLNKHSDKHPEYWDTAILFTKQDLCGATTCDTLGMADVGTMCDPKRSCSVIEDDGLPSAFTAAHELGHVFNMPHDNVKACEEVFGKLKDNHMMSPTLIQIDRSRPWSVCSAAIITEFLDRGHGECLLDPPQKQLSLSDHLPGSSYGLHRQCELAFGSGSKPCPYMQPCSKLWCTGKARGQLVCQTRHFPWADGTGCGNGKVCYRGACTDKNDTMRIKVDGRWGKWGAFGGCSRSCGGGVQLAKRACDNPVPENGGKYCYGLRVKYRSCNLNTCPDTGKSFREEQCEAFNGLNLNTNRLGSTVVWVPKYSGISPKDKCKLICRANGTGYFYVLAPKVVDGTPCSPDTSAVCVQGKCIKAGCDGKLDSSRKFDKCGVCGGDNQGCKKVSGMFTKPVHGYNFVALLPVGASNIDVRQRGYRGMVSDENYLAVKNRHGKYLLNGNYVVSAAERDLLVKGSLLRYSGTSTSVEILQATRPLQEPLTVEVLSVGKMTPPRVRYSFFIAKESKEEKTLRKEDKSHAAHNSVLADSNRVEAKQQMMGKRPVSHWVTGSWDSCTVTCGTGLQKRLVHCQSAEGRPAVDCDGADRPVAVRACGDPCPVWDIGSWSHCSKSCGRGFKRRPVRCVTENGLNLPRDHCSGRRKPQELDLCNLKPC comes from the exons ATGGCCGCGCTCATCAGCTCCCTGGTGGTCTTCACAAAGTTCCTGCTGTACTTTAAAGTGACGCACTGCGTGGAGGTGGACTTCTGCGTACCTGTGCGCGTGGATCCTCACATGCACGACAGACAGGTGTTCAGGCTGAGTGCCTTCAGACAGGAGTTCTACCTCCACCTCACGCCGGATTCCAGCTTCCTCGCAGCGGTGAGCGGCTCCTCGGCGTCCGACGCGGACCTCCGGGAATGCTTCTACTCCGGTAACGTCAACGCGGAACCGGACTCCTTCGCCGCGCTCAGCCTGTGTAAAGGTCTCCGGGGGGGGTTCTACTATAACGGCATGGAGTACTTCATCAGCCGCACCAGGACCggagaccccttcaacgggacgcACGTCATCCGCCGCTCGACGCGCGCGGCGCACTCGGGCTCCAACTCCACCAGCAGGTGCGCAGTCGCACCTGACGCCGACTTCAACGTGTCCCTGGAGAAGTACAAGCACATGCGCGGACTGGAGGGTGACAGCTTAGCTGAAACGGTGTTGAGGACCCTGGGGAGGTCCAAGAGGTTCGCCTCCATCCCCAGGTTCGtggaggtgctggtggtggcGGATGAATCCATGGCTACGTTTCACGGGGAGGACCTGAAGCATTACCTCCTGACCCTGATGTCGGTGGCGGCCAGGCTCTACAAGCACCCCAGCATCCTGAACTCCATCAACATCGTGGTGGTGGACTTCGTGGTGATAAACAAAGCCGACAAGGGGCCAAAGGTTTCCAGCAATGCGGCGCTGACTCTGCGCAACTTCTGCTCCTGGCAGAAGAAGCTGAACAAGCACAGCGACAAGCACCCGGAGTACTGGGACACGGCCATACTGTTCACCAAGCAG GATCTCTGCGGGGCCACGACCTGCGACACCCTGGGGATGGCTGACGTCGGGACCATGTGCGACCCCAAGAGGAGCTGCTCCGTCATCGAGGACGACGGCCTGCCCTCCGCCTTCACGGCGGCCCACGAACTCG GCCACGTCTTCAACATGCCCCACGACAATGTGAAGGCATGTGAGGAGGTATTTGGGAAACTGAAGGACAATCACATGATGTCTCCCACACTGATTCAGATCGACAGGAGCCGGCCCTGGTCCGTGTGCAGCGCCGCCATCATTACCGAGTTCCTGGACAGAGGTCATG gagaatgTTTGCTGGACCCGCCTCAGAAGCAGCTGTCTCTCTCGGACCACCTGCCCGGTTCCAGTTACGGCCTGCACCGCCAGTGTGAGTTGGCGTTCGGCTCCGGCTCCAAGCCGTGCCCGTACATGCAGCCCTGCTCCAAGCTGTGGTGCACCGGGAAGGCCCGCGGCCAGCTGGTCTGCCAGACCCGACATTTCCCCTGGGCGGACGGCACCGGCTGCGGCAACGGCAAGGTCTGCTACCGAGGAGCGTGCACGGATAAGAACGACACCATGCGCATCAAG GTGGATGGCCGGTGGGGGAAGTGGGGCGCATTCGGAGGTTGTTCCCGGAGTTGTGGCGGAGGAGTTCAGCTGGCCAAGAGGGCGTGCGACAACCCCGTTCCTGAGAACGGAGGCAAATACTGCTACGGCCTCCGCGTCAAATACCGCTCCTGTaacctcaacacttgtcctgaCACAG GGAAGAGTTTCCGTGAGGAGCAGTGTGAAGCATTCAATGGTTTGAACCTGAACACCAACAGACTGGGTTCCACTGTGGTTTGGGTTCCTAAATATTCGGGCATTTCCCCAAAGGACAAATGCAAGCTCATCTGCCGCGCCAACGGGACCGGATACTTCTACGTCCTCGCTCCAAAG GTTGTGGACGGGACGCCCTGCTCTCCTGACACCTCGGCTGTATGCGTCCAAGGAAAATGCATCAAGGCGGGCTGCGATGGCAAGCTGGACTCAAGCAGGAAGTTTGACAAGTGCGGTGTGTGTGGAGGCGACAACCAGGGCTGCAAGAAGGTCTCGGGAATGTTCACCAAACCTGT CCACGGCTACAACTTCGTGGCGCTGCTGCCCGTTGGAGCTTCCAACATCGACGTCCGTCAGCGCGGCTACCGAGGGATGGTCAGCGATGAGAACTACCTGGCCGTGAAGAACCGCCACGGCAAGTACCTGCTGAACGGCAACTACGTGGTGTCGGCCGCGGAGCGCGACCTGCTGGTCAAGGGCAGCTTGCTGCGCTACAGCGGCACCTCCACGTCCGTGGAGATTCTCCAGGCCACCCGACCGCTGCAGGAGCCTCTGACCGTGGAGGTGCTGTCTGTGGGGAAGATGACTCCTCCCAGGGTGCGCTACTCCTTCTTCATCGCCAAGGAGAGCAAGGAGGAAAAGACTCTGCGGAAGGAGGACAAAAGCCATGCGGCGCATAACAGCGTCCTGGCGGACAGCAACAGGGTTGAAGCCAAGCAGCAGATGATGGGGAAGAGGCCGGTCAGTCACTGGGTGACAGGAAGTTGGGATTCCTGCACGGTGACTTGCGGGACCGGTCTGCAGAAGAGGCTGGTGCACTGCCAGAGCGCGGAGGGGCGTCCGGCGGTGGACTGTGACGGCGCCGACAGGCCCGTAGCGGTGAGGGCGTGCGGGGATCCGTGTCCAGTGTGGGACATCGGGTCCTGGTCTCACTGCTCCAAGTCCTGCGGAAGGGGCTTCAAAAGGCGGCCGGTGCGCTGCGTGACAGAGAACGGCCTGAATCTACCCAGAGACCACTGCTCTGGGAGGAGGAAGCCTCAGGAGCTGGACCTCTGCAACCTGAAGCCATGTTAA